The DNA region ATTGTTCAGTCAGTAATAATCCACTGGCCAGACTAAATAAGCACAATGAGAGACAGTCTAAGAATTATAATAACGTGAGCGGTTCGAGGCTTAATAGTGAACAAATCAAGTCATCTCAGAATGATTTTAAGACTGCAACACACGTTATGAGTAACACTAGCAGGCAAATGATGaacaattttattaatcCTATGGTTGCATCATCAGGAGCGGCTCTTAACATGGGTCATTCCCCAATGCAAACGGCCAATAGCCCCATGGACGCTATAAGGTCTCATCAAGTGCCTTCCCCTCCTCATGAACAGGCTATTAGTTTTAAACCaactgccactggttcTTGGTCGACTGAGTTTCAAAAAGACGGTCTTGTCAGTCAGAAAGTCCCCGCCGCTGTTGCAAAGTCTGACTCATTTAGACAGAATCATTTTCAGCAACCTTTGCATCCTAATCTGAGGTACTCTAGAACTATGGTACAATCAAGTCAATTACCTTTGCAACAGAGGGAGATCATTACACCATCTGCCTCACATAATGCTACAGCTGACTGGGATCaacaattcaaagatttggaaaatgaagttTCACAGACATTAAAAGTTAGTGAACAAGATACAGATGCAATCATAGATACAGATTATCAAACAGATTTTCAACACGTTTGGGATTCTCTCCAACAGGATCAAGATGAGCTAATCAATACTAGAAAATATGGTACTAGAATTCATGAGAATGCCATATACAATTTTGCTACTGAAAACgaatataaagataatgTCAATGCTTACAAAATTGGTTGTATACTTATGGAGAATGGCGCGAAATTGAGTGAAGCCGCAATGGCGTTCGAAGCTGCAGTACAACAGAATCCCACTCATGTGGATGCATGGTTGAAATTGGGCCTTGTACAAACACAAAATGAGAAGGAAATAAATGGGATTAGTGCCCTGGAGACTTGCTTGAAATTGGATCCAAAAAATCTAGAAGCTTTGAAAACTTTAGCCACAGGGTACATCAACGAAGGTTATGATATGAGCGCATTTATTACTTTAAGTAAAGTCATCGAATCAAAATATCCTAATCTTGATTCTTCCAttgatcaagaaattaatttattgGAAAGTGAATTGGAAGATCCaccaaatttaaatgaaaagataacaaagaaatttttgaaactgGCAAATCAATTACCTGGCGTTGATTCAGACATCCAACTATGCCTTGGATTATTGTATTATGctaatgatgattttgacaAGACTATCGAATGCTTCAAAGCTGCATTGAATGAAAACCCAACGGATGAATTGATGTGGAATAGACTAGGTGCCGCTCTGGCAAATTCAAATAGATCGGAAGATTCTATCAAAGCATATTATAAAGCAATACAGTTGAAGCCATCTTTTGTAAGAGCTCGTTATAATCTTGCCGTGGCGTGTATGAATATTCATTGTTATAAGGAAGCTGCAGAACATCTTCTTACAGCATTAAGCATGCACGAAGTAGGGACCCCCAACGGAAAAGCTATCCCAGAAGGCCTCGTCATCGATTCTCACAACGATAATATAATGGAAACATTGAAAAGGGTCTTCATTGCATTAAACAGAAATGATTTGGCAGATAAGGTAGAACCACGAATGAAACTGGCAGAATTCCGCAATGAATTTACCTTCTAGATCGTAAGGCATTtaaacaaatatatatacaggTATATATCCTACcatttaaatattcaaatttgtattattatcaaatttgtattCCCCCGTTAGAAATGAGTTTTTATTTCTATCCACGGTGGACGGCTCATCATGAAATTTCGCAACGTGcaagaatttttaaatatCATTACATTGTATCAGTGGGCCAGTAGATTGATTTCAAGGCAGATATAGGAGCCCACATCATGGCGACAAGTGTACCGTAtagatttgaagatgatttgcTCGatgagaaaaagaagaaaaggaacTTCGTTTCAAAGAATGCTCAGGCTAAAAAATTCTGGCATCCTATAAATTCcaaattgatcaaatcCAAAAGATTCATTCTTACCGTATTTGTTGTggtatttcttttcttttggaTTAGTGATTCATCATCTGTGCCATCAAATATGAGCTCATCAATGGATATCCCAGCACAGCTCGTAAGGAATCATAAATCAACTTGGTTACCATTTTCTAAAGAGCCTAAAATTGTGATCATATTGGCTGCAAACGAAGGTGGTGGTGTATTGAGATGGAAAAATGAACAAGAATGGGCCATTGAGCGTATTTCAATCGAGAATAAGAGAGCATATGCTAGAAGACATGGATATGCTTTGACTATTAAAGATACCACTACTGCCAAGAGATATTCTCATGAATTCAGAGAAGGTTGGCAAAaagttgatattttgaaacaaactATGAGAGAATTTCCAAATGCAGAATGGTTTTGGTGGCTTGATTTGGATACATTAATCATGGAACCAAAAAAGAGTCTGGAAGAACATATTTTCGATAGATTAGATGAAATTGTAGATCGCACGGTCAGCGATTTCAATCCGTTAAATTTAGTCGAGGACTTACCATATATTGACTACACACAAGAATTGGATCTTTTGATAACTCAAGATTGTGGTGGGTTCAATTTGGGCTCATTTTTTATGAGAAATAGTGAATGGTCAAAACTCTTATTGGACATATGGTGGGATCCTGCCGCATATGAACAAAAACATATGATTTGGGAACATAGAGAACAAGATGCATTAGAATCGTTATATGCCAATGAAGCATGGATTCGCTCGAAAGTCGGATTTTTACCTTTAAGAGCCATCAATGCGTTCCCACCTGGGGCCTGTTCGGAATATAGAGAAGATCCAAGATATTTTTACAACGAAAAAGAGCATGATTTTGTTGTCAATATGGCAGGATGTAATTTTGGTAGAGACTGTTGGGGAGAAATGCAGTACTATgcaaatttaatgaaggtttcaaataataaatggTACACGAATTTCTTCAGTTGAACTTAAACGAAGTCTTGGCTGGATATCAATtacttcaaataattaataAAGATAAGTTCAATGTGAATTGACAGTATGTACTTATTTCTCGCATTTTAACTTGATGTACAAATTAGAACatatatagaaaatagACAGGCAAATGACATGACCTGACACACTGAATCTAAATGCTCTTGCAAGCAGCGattcttttaaattaaTTCGTAGAGAGAAGAAAGGACGTCTCCACTTATGAGGcaaaagttaaaaaataaaaaaaaaataaaaaactGGAAATCAGAATCAACCAGTTAAGAAGCATCATTTCACACATATTCAATTAGAAGACCATGGCTATAGAGACGTTATTGATTGTAAACAAATCTGGAGGTTTAATTTATCACCGAAATTTTGGAGAAGCTTGTgaaaagaggaagaaattgactAGTAACGATTACTTAATTATAGCGAGCACGTTACATAGTATATTAGCCATATCTGGTCAGATAACGCCGAGggcattgaaattgaatcaagATGATATAGATTACACCATTCCATATGTCCCTGGAGTTGGGATGCCCTCAAGTGATTCCAGCAATAACAGTAAAATGTCCAAACTTGGCAGTTTTAAAGGAGACGATTATTTTAAAGAATCATTTACCAGTTGGAACAAGAGTGGACTGAGACAATTAAGTACGGATCAATTTACGATGTTTGTATATCAGACGCTGACTGGGTTGAAATTTATAGCAATAAGTTCTAGTGTTCTGCCCAAGAATAACGAGATGGAAACGtctaaaaatttgaatcttgCGAATCAGATAGGtgacaattttttgagaaaGATATATTGCATTTACAGTGATTACGTTATGAAGGATCCACTATATTCATTAGAGATGCCAATAaaatcagaaaattttgacaaGAAAGTACAAGAGATGGTTTATAATGTTCAATAGAAACAACCGACAATTCTGAAaggagaaaaagaaaaaaaaatggcgATTACCCTTAGTGGTACCTCCCATATACCATATTAGGTAGTGATAGAATTATGATAcgtatattatatatttagaaACAGTTTACCTTCTACCACtatgaaatttcatcagaCACGCGTGGGAACACCCAGAAACCGTGTGCACGTATATGGGTTTCAAGAAGCCTTTTTAAAACAATATACAATATATTTGATCTGTCAAAGGAATGCAAGCAAActtattatttgtaatatATATCCTACAAAGGACAGGTATGCTTTTTCTTAACCCACTATATATAGGAAATCGTACCATTTTCAGCAGGATTCAGAAAGAGAGGACACGGGGGGGGAGAGGAATGCGAACAAACAACGGGAAAGCAAAAGAGCAAACGACTAACGAAATCATGCTGCCTTTCCAAATTGTCTTGGCTACgcaaaaattgattaaaaAGTTTAACGTAATTGTAAAGTTTTAACATTCTTGTATGAGCCACGAATCTTTCTTACTTCGGAGCTATATTGGTTCAAGCTTTTATACAAAAGATGCTATGCGAAAGATTTGCGTAGATTCTTGAGTTTATTACACATAATAGTCGATGGATGTGGACCGGGAGTTGCTTTCATTGCCGAAACAGATGAGCTAAAATAAACATCTCGTAGGAATTCGACAATGTAACCATTCTCTCACGGCCGTTGTATGGGGGGCGAAGAGTCCGTTCATTGATCACTAATAAATTGCAGTAGAAGTATCCACAAAGGTGATCCGAGAAAAATGCTTCTGGAAATTGATGCTTCTCCGTACAAGAAACATTCCAGAAGGAGAAACACTCGCAAGTCAAGAGGCTTTCATGAGGGAGACAAATAATCACCGCGCTAAACACTAAATAAGGTATATACCCCAAAGTTCTCCATGACATCAATCTCCATCGCcccaaaaaaatttatggACAACTCCCTGACAAACTAGCTACAGCACTTCTACATTCAACTACATACATGTATTTCTGGAATGATGTCTTGgttcttttcatcataaaTGAGTCCATCTTCTTGCAAGTTGTTTCCCGGAAGTCTAACTGCCGCTAAATCGTGCTGGAGACCCGGAAgtaattcaaaaatttaatcaCTAAACAATCTCGAGgtattttttcttttgacGGTTTAGActtttaaatatatttctcACTTGGGTAACCCTGAATGCAACCTTCCAGAAGGTTACCAACAAAGGAAAATACTTTACATTGCAAACAGAAATAGGTTGATCTATTTCCTCAAaagcttcttttttttcttgtataGCCAGATAGACTCtctatctttcaaatttccaTTTGTAATCTGGAAGGGATCTAATACATTTTATATCCGGTTCGCtctattatatatatttagatttagatatataaatatttagaTCCTAGAGTTCCTTTCATGAGATACTGATTTCAGTCTTTCTTACTCTACTCCCGTCCCGTCCAAGAACCTGCCATTTTTGTTATGTTCACTAACTACCAGGTAAACAACTTCAAGATTCTTGAAGAAGTTGGGTCAGGAGCATACGGTTTGGTATTCCATGTTATTGATACCATAACTTTTAGTGACTTCGCCATGAAAGTCATTATAAAATCCAGAATAGATTGCACAGAAGATAGGAGGGATCTACTAACGATAgaacttttgaaatgtTTCAACAAGTATGGTGACGATTACTTAgacaataaaatttttttacctGCCATAGATCTACATTCCATCAAAAGTTTAACTCCAGAACAACTAGAACATATTCCCCACTATAAAGAAATCTCTTTACAATTAAAAGTGCACGCTCATAAAAACGTCGTAACCATCCATCAAGTACTAGAAAGTGAATTAGCAACTTTTATAATAATGGATTATTATCCAGTAGATTTATTCACTGCTATTGTCGATCAAGAAAGATTTATTATGGATGGTCTACTAGTTAAGCAGGTTTTCCTTCAACTTTGTTCTGCTATTGCATATTGCCATAAATTAAATGTTTACCATTGTGACATTAAaccagaaaatttattgttgGATAATGACGACAATTTAGTCATTTGTGATTTTGGGCTCGCCACAACTTCGAAGTATTTGGTTCCAAACGTTTCTGTTGGTAGTTCGTATTATATGGCACCTGAAAGAATACTATCCATTAATAATACAAACAAATTTCTCACTATGAATAGTGACATTTGGTCGCTGGGAATTATACTTATAAATCTTGTTTGCATTAGGAATCCTTGGCTGAAGGCTCATCAGACCGGAGATAGTACTTTCAGTTACTTTATGAGGGATCAAAGTATCCTTATGAAAATCTTACCGATATCAGACGAACTATTCGAAGTAATCAATTCAATCTTACAAATAAACCCTAAAAATAGAGTCTCcatcattgaaataatgaaaaaagtctcaatggtgaaaaatttcactaGAGAAGGCCCATTAACTGATGTACCTCTGATGGATGAAAatgtatttttcaactgTTTTGCTGCTCCAGTGGATGAAGTTTCGCCATGCTTCGCACAACAAAGGCTGGATGATTCAGATGCTACCACATTATTTGCTTCGTCAAGTTCTAGTAACATCCATCTGAGTGAGTTCATAACAACTAAGCAGAAAACTATTACAAATGCATATACGGCTTCATCCTCCACTTCATTAGATACTACTCCATTTGTCTCTGATGTAGAAAATTGCAATAAACAATATTTCCCTATTCAAGAGAAATTGTCATTTCTTTAAAGGTTACCAGTGTATCCACACATTCTTAATACTAATATATTCTTACCCGTCATTATTGTGTCCGTTTACTTTACATGACAACTACGCTCACTTCATGTTTAATTGTaatcattttgtaattcttttttcatgATCAAAAGATCATAGCCTGCTATTATTTAATATACttcattttatatatatatacttcattttatatatatacagaGTTCAATAACCAACTTATATCcataatttaaatgaatatgaCGGAGGAAGTAATAAATTTATCCAGTCATGATACAATGTCCCTTGGGATTTCCATTAGGTGAAAAGGTCGTTGCAAGTTTCAACAAcgatatcttcaatttgtGGGAAATCCTTATCATCTAGAAGGATGACTTTACAATTTGGTTCCTTTAAATATCTTGGTAATTccaaatctttaaattgtGATTCCATCATATTTGCCTTCATAAAATGACCTTTCCTTTGATTTAAtctatttaaaatttcttctttacttgcataaaggaaaatgaaataaaaagttGTCTCTGGTTCAGTCTGTCTAATTAAATCTCtgtatttctttttcaaacttgAACATGCTACGATAGATACGTCACCATTTGCCTTTGCACACTCAGAACCTTTATGAGCAACATCTTTTAACCACTCCCAACGGTCTTCGTCCTGCAGCGGGATTCCTGCAGACATCTTAGCAATGTTTGCTGGTGGATGTAAATCGTCACCTTCGATAAACttcaaatttggaagaGTATCTTTAAAATCTCTAATGATTCTTGCAGCAATGGTAGATTTGCCTGTGGCTGCAGTACCAGCTAGTACTATAACTAATGGTTTCCCAGATGTcatttatttaatatatgCTATACTTTAATCCTTTCTCCCAATAACTGTCTTCGAGATATGAGCCGTCAGTTTGAGATATCACACTTTAAATGTCCCCTCTCCTTTTTTGCTTGCAAGTTGTAGTTACACtcatataataaaatttcttggcaTGTATATCCATGCtccaaatatcaaaatccGCCCGAGGTAGACGGTGAGTGTAATGCCATTTATTGTATATGAGACGACTATCAGGGAGAAGAACCTGCCTTTTGCTTGGTGCATTTGTGGGAATCACCGTTGATATGTCCTGTCGAGATATAACCCCGGTTACGCGGTACATGCATGTTTTCTAATCGTGGAGACACCGCAAGTCCCGTGGTTGCACTATCTAtgtaaaaataaaagttcCTGGCTATTTTTATATACTGAAAAGGATGATTACATGCATATATACGGATTTTGAGTGTATTTTTGCCATGAGTCCTTTCTAACTCTTCCCGAAGGTTTCCGTTCTCATTACACCATAGAACTGTACTGTGGAGTCCCCCCATAATTGATGATTAGATCTATCAGATTGACGTTagagatttttttcagcAGATGCCAAATGTTCGGATCTGAAAGAGACTCGTTTGATTTACTGTAGTATCTGAAGATAAACGATTCTACCCACTTCAGTTTTTTTGCCAGCAATTCGTGGGATTCATGTGTGGGTAGTTCCAACAGTTTACACAGATAAGAGTCGCTGTTGCTATTATCTACgaataatatttgaagaatttcaaataatgggTCTGGAGAGAGGTCTGAAGTGGAACAAATCGAATCCAAGATGGGAAATATTTGAGAAATCGTATGGCGATCTTGTCTGTAAAAGAGccaattgaagatttgTGCAATTAAATGTGACGGATTTTCAAAtgtaaaatatttcttgaataattcaaCGATACCTTCGAActtaaagaaaattccaATGTTAtcataaaaaattgacGGATAATCACCAGATGGAAAAGTATTGAAATCTATTTCATTGGAAGTGTCAAACGAACCATCCTCGAGAGCAGCAAATGTatcttttgataaaatttttaaaattttgtgattgaagaattcaaaattgttataaaaaaatgcaatattattaagattattgaaaaaaatcgGTTTTAATAGAAATTTACCGTCCTGGCCCACATATTCTGTTATATTATATTCTTCTGGATAGAAAATGTGTCTTTCCCAAAGCATGTCCAGTTGGAGGGATGGCTGTACTCTGAGGCtatggaagaagaatctaTTTAAAATGGGCATGGTATCAACTTCTTGTGATAAGACAAAAATACGTTGTATAATCTCTGTCGGCAAATCCTGTAATGTTAATTTTCTATGGACGGTTAATggaaaaagaatattatcatgATTGGCAGTGCTGGCAATGTTACGTTTCTTGGTTCTGGTTAGATGATTGTTTTCGTAGTATATCCGAAACAAATCCTGATGAGGGACCCTTCTCCTCCTCTTGTGAGGTCGTGTAGGGTAGCCTACCATAGCATACCCCATACTATATGCGGCAGTGTGCGTATGTTTGTGTGTAAGTCTGTGTGTGGCTCTTTATACCTCTTCTCATCGCAATAACAAGAACCACTcactaatttttcaagtgtATTACAAAACTGTGTGGGCAGAAAAATGCCATGATAGACCAGAACACTGCACGTGATTCACCTCCACGTGACCTCcatgaaaatattcatcGTCCGCATAAAAATGTTGTTCCTGAAATTCCCACGCTAGGAAAACACCTCGTGTGGGATCCGTGCCCGCTTCGTTCCACTCGTTCCGGTCGTTCCGCTCCTGCACCATTTCCTCTGGCCGCTGCTTCTTCTGAGTGAATTAATAACTGGATAAGCTTCCTCGTCGCTGCATTCACAACCATTGTCTACGGAAAAGGTACGCTAATTTTGCTCGACCAGCGATGGACAGTTCTTTCTCGCCCAACTCTTCTTGCTCGACCTTCGCCACAGACGGAGTCCCGCGGGCCTGCTGCATTCAACTTGTCTCTCTTACGGCCctccttttcttttggcAGCGCATTCATCACctgaatgaaattttttctttttcttgacaCAAGCGAGAACTTGcaagaaggaaaaagatGTACTACCAACTATCCACTACATCGTGCAGTCTCGAGGTGatcattttatttatatactttCTATTTGTCAACTCATACTATTGTATACTTACCTCCCTATTCCTTGCAGTTCATAAACAAACCTTccttctctctttttttgcCCGGCTGCTATTACAACCGGCAAATCTTCTACTTTATCACCACTTTTTTGGTTATAAAACTACCACTTTCCTCGATTGATCTACTGCTCTTCCCCCATTAAAAACTTCGTCCGTTGCTTCGAAAGCCATATACACCTCCATCTCCGCTCGCTTAATCTATTTCACCTCATATAGGTTTTCATCATGTCAGCCTCAAAAGCTCTAAAAGTACTCATAGTGGGTAAAAACCCAAATGTTGTCTTCTACGCCTTCAGATTCCAACTAGCAAGGAACATAGAACTTTTTCATGTCAGTGACTCGAAATCAAACGTATTCAAGATAGATACCGTGACATATGGACAAAAGGAATTTCAACTAGATAACCATTTCActtccattgaaaatttacgTGAAGCAATGTCATCCCTATCAAATGGAAAGTCTTTCATCATAGATATTATAGTATTAAGTGCATCTTCTCTACAAGAACTTTCTTCTCTACCATCAAAGATTAAACCATtagttgatgaaaatacaaaaattttcattgaaagcaCAGGTTTTATTCAATTAGAAcctttcatcaaaaattccAGAGAATTGTCCTCCTTAAATTTAAACGTTTTCAGTATGATTACTCACTATGATATTCGTCAAATTGCTCCCAACAACTATAAACAATTTAATaacaattcaaattcaaatgtaATATATTTGGGTTGTAAaaatacaaagaaaagaacaGGTTCATTCTTAAACAGTAATAAATATTCGAATGAAATTGCAAACTCTTTAGACCTTTTCGCAAAAATGTTTTCTAAATTATTCCCAAACgattcaatcaatttatgTAACCATTCATATCAGGATTTCTTGAACGAACAATGGGCCATTGCAATCCCAAAAATCTCATTGGATCCTTTactcattatttttgaagaaacgTCTCCATCcaatctttcaaaacaaATCTTAGCTAAGCCTTTAATTTCAGGGATAATAACTGAATTAATTACCATTGCCAAAAATATGAACGTCAAATTATCGGTggataatgaagataaaatcATAAGCAATTGGGAGTCTAactataaaaatgatgaaattcCATCATTATTGTATCATTTCATCCAAAGAACTTCAACTCCAGATATCGATCTGTCACTGTTACAATCGATCTTATTGGCGGACAACTATGATATTAAGACACCATATCtagaatttctttataCCACATTTTGTCAATTCGATAGACTAAATAGTGACAATTCAAAATGGTTTACTAGATATGAAAATACTGAAGGTTTGAGACGAAAATTGAATGCAAtgacaacaacaaaaaataatttcgAAGAAAGTTACAATACTTTAcaattaaatttaaatgaaaaagaggTCACGTTATCCAATTTAAGAGACAACGACCAACTGCTAAGAAGTAAAATCGCATCTTTAGAAGGGGAACTAATTTCTGCCAGAGAGTCACTAACGTtacaagaaagagagagtgctaataaaatttcatctttagaaaatcaattacAAAGGTTGAAACTGGCAAAcaatgattcaaaaaaattgagtgAATCATTCAATGATGAACAAAATGACTCCGTCATTATTCACAGTAATAACTTCAATAATATGCAAAGGGAAATTTTGGCTAATAGTACAAGCCTCAACGTGGATAGGTCCTCTGAAGCTTTAGAACCAACCAAGAGAGAACTTGCCATACGAGAACGTGAATCCGAATTACAAAAGAGATTTGCTCAACATCAGCAAAAGACTCACAATTCCATTCCACAATCTCAGACTCCccaaatttcattttcaaaccAGTACCAACATCCTTCACTGCAACCTTCCCAAGTCTCGTTTAATCAGCCACCATCAACTCCTGTAATGCAAACTAACATTCCTATCAAACCTAAATCTAGCACATTGAATAGAAGTCACACCATGCAGGGTTTAGCACCGATCAATACCAAGTTCCAGGCGCCAAGATTACAACAAACTTCCAATATCTCTTTGAATAAAGTGAGTAATCGCAGTACCCCTCAACCACAATCAATAAACAACTTTCATGAACATAATTCTTCTAGTGTGAGTAACTTGAATGTTCCATTCGATGGTATGGATTCTAGGTACAATAAAATACCCCACTCTTCGCATTTTATCAAACCAACCAATAGgaaaaataagagaaaCGATTCTTTAAGATTGGGTCATGCTTCAAGTATTGGTTTTGCTGATTTCACCAATCAAAGGGTTACACCATCCACAGGATTATCATATCAAATTCCTCGCAGTGCCTCCACTAATAATTTTAGATCTGGGAGAACTTCTGCCTACGAAATGCCAAATCCTGTAAAAACAAAACCATTCAAAATGAATACAATCAATAATTCCATGAATGATTTCAGCAGCCTACAACAAAGGCAAATAAGCACCAGTACAATGATAGAGAATAACGTTACCAAGAAGCCATTAAGTGAGCCAAAACCTGTTATTCAATTTGGTAGTGCAAGCAACAATAGCAACTCAAATAATAGTAGCAGTAATAGTACCAACACACGAGAGTCAAACTCGCTGTCGCCATTAAAGATGGATCCACCAACTGAGCCAACTTCAACATCGAATTCGTTAGAAGAAAGTATTGTAGAAGTAGAAACTCctaaaaagaagaagaaattcGGATTATTTGGCAGAAAGAAGGGCAAAAAATAAACCAATAGGCAGGTACTCCGGGGTAAGTCATTTTAGCTAATTTTCAAACAGTGTATTATATAGCTAATATAATTCAACCGAGCGTAAGCTCCATTTTTAAACTTATAGCAAACTTTTGCAGCGTTATGCATGAAACTTCTGTTAAAAACACGCGAGAGAGTAGCATATATAGCTTCTACTGCTTTGGAAGAAATGTCAAATGCACTAAATGTCTCTGTTCCATGCTAATGTATCAAATGTAAGATCCTCAGAAGCGTGGCTTTTCTCGAATGGATACATTTTCAGAGCGCCACGACCTCTCCTGGCGACATAAAATATGGAGTAAGTACCATATTGCTCCTCACATAAGATGTAAATtaacttgaaaaaaatagcaGATACAGAGTTATGACGTGTGGGACTATATATCCTGTAATTGCTGCCTTGAATCCCATAGAAATGTCCCTTGGTTTATACCCCAGAAAACCTTCAAAATTCATCCTAAATTTGctgttgaaattttaatgagcttattaaattcttctCAAACCAGTGGCAGCCATGTGTGCTTGCTGAATTAACCCCATCCATAGCAGCATCTGCCGATCATCGAATTAGTTGTAT from Kazachstania africana CBS 2517 chromosome 5, complete genome includes:
- the MNN10 gene encoding alpha-1,6-mannosyltransferase (similar to Saccharomyces cerevisiae MNN10 (YDR245W); ancestral locus Anc_8.471); this translates as MATSVPYRFEDDLLDEKKKKRNFVSKNAQAKKFWHPINSKLIKSKRFILTVFVVVFLFFWISDSSSVPSNMSSSMDIPAQLVRNHKSTWLPFSKEPKIVIILAANEGGGVLRWKNEQEWAIERISIENKRAYARRHGYALTIKDTTTAKRYSHEFREGWQKVDILKQTMREFPNAEWFWWLDLDTLIMEPKKSLEEHIFDRLDEIVDRTVSDFNPLNLVEDLPYIDYTQELDLLITQDCGGFNLGSFFMRNSEWSKLLLDIWWDPAAYEQKHMIWEHREQDALESLYANEAWIRSKVGFLPLRAINAFPPGACSEYREDPRYFYNEKEHDFVVNMAGCNFGRDCWGEMQYYANLMKVSNNKWYTNFFS
- the KAFR0E02860 gene encoding gluconokinase (similar to Saccharomyces cerevisiae YDR248C; ancestral locus Anc_8.478): MTSGKPLVIVLAGTAATGKSTIAARIIRDFKDTLPNLKFIEGDDLHPPANIAKMSAGIPLQDEDRWEWLKDVAHKGSECAKANGDVSIVACSSLKKKYRDLIRQTEPETTFYFIFLYASKEEILNRLNQRKGHFMKANMMESQFKDLELPRYLKEPNCKVILLDDKDFPQIEDIVVETCNDLFT
- the VHS1 gene encoding putative serine/threonine protein kinase VHS1 (similar to Saccharomyces cerevisiae VHS1 (YDR247W) and SKS1 (YPL026C); ancestral locus Anc_8.477) translates to MFTNYQVNNFKILEEVGSGAYGLVFHVIDTITFSDFAMKVIIKSRIDCTEDRRDLLTIELLKCFNKYGDDYLDNKIFLPAIDLHSIKSLTPEQLEHIPHYKEISLQLKVHAHKNVVTIHQVLESELATFIIMDYYPVDLFTAIVDQERFIMDGLLVKQVFLQLCSAIAYCHKLNVYHCDIKPENLLLDNDDNLVICDFGLATTSKYLVPNVSVGSSYYMAPERILSINNTNKFLTMNSDIWSLGIILINLVCIRNPWLKAHQTGDSTFSYFMRDQSILMKILPISDELFEVINSILQINPKNRVSIIEIMKKVSMVKNFTREGPLTDVPLMDENVFFNCFAAPVDEVSPCFAQQRLDDSDATTLFASSSSSNIHLSEFITTKQKTITNAYTASSSTSLDTTPFVSDVENCNKQYFPIQEKLSFL
- the TRS23 gene encoding TRAPP subunit TRS23 (similar to Saccharomyces cerevisiae TRS23 (YDR246W); ancestral locus Anc_8.476); protein product: MAIETLLIVNKSGGLIYHRNFGEACEKRKKLTSNDYLIIASTLHSILAISGQITPRALKLNQDDIDYTIPYVPGVGMPSSDSSNNSKMSKLGSFKGDDYFKESFTSWNKSGLRQLSTDQFTMFVYQTLTGLKFIAISSSVLPKNNEMETSKNLNLANQIGDNFLRKIYCIYSDYVMKDPLYSLEMPIKSENFDKKVQEMVYNVQ
- the PEX5 gene encoding Pex5p (similar to Saccharomyces cerevisiae PEX5 (YDR244W); ancestral locus Anc_8.470), with protein sequence MNVTDCSVSNNPLARLNKHNERQSKNYNNVSGSRLNSEQIKSSQNDFKTATHVMSNTSRQMMNNFINPMVASSGAALNMGHSPMQTANSPMDAIRSHQVPSPPHEQAISFKPTATGSWSTEFQKDGLVSQKVPAAVAKSDSFRQNHFQQPLHPNLRYSRTMVQSSQLPLQQREIITPSASHNATADWDQQFKDLENEVSQTLKVSEQDTDAIIDTDYQTDFQHVWDSLQQDQDELINTRKYGTRIHENAIYNFATENEYKDNVNAYKIGCILMENGAKLSEAAMAFEAAVQQNPTHVDAWLKLGLVQTQNEKEINGISALETCLKLDPKNLEALKTLATGYINEGYDMSAFITLSKVIESKYPNLDSSIDQEINLLESELEDPPNLNEKITKKFLKLANQLPGVDSDIQLCLGLLYYANDDFDKTIECFKAALNENPTDELMWNRLGAALANSNRSEDSIKAYYKAIQLKPSFVRARYNLAVACMNIHCYKEAAEHLLTALSMHEVGTPNGKAIPEGLVIDSHNDNIMETLKRVFIALNRNDLADKVEPRMKLAEFRNEFTF
- the KAFR0E02870 gene encoding uncharacterized protein (similar to Saccharomyces cerevisiae YDR249C; ancestral locus Anc_8.483), yielding MGYAMVGYPTRPHKRRRRVPHQDLFRIYYENNHLTRTKKRNIASTANHDNILFPLTVHRKLTLQDLPTEIIQRIFVLSQEVDTMPILNRFFFHSLRVQPSLQLDMLWERHIFYPEEYNITEYVGQDGKFLLKPIFFNNLNNIAFFYNNFEFFNHKILKILSKDTFAALEDGSFDTSNEIDFNTFPSGDYPSIFYDNIGIFFKFEGIVELFKKYFTFENPSHLIAQIFNWLFYRQDRHTISQIFPILDSICSTSDLSPDPLFEILQILFVDNSNSDSYLCKLLELPTHESHELLAKKLKWVESFIFRYYSKSNESLSDPNIWHLLKKISNVNLIDLIINYGGTPQYSSMV